The Chryseobacterium oranimense genome contains the following window.
ACGATTTCAAAAAATCATACCTCAATAAAGATACCGGTGAGAAATTCCTGAAGCATGATAAGATTTCATGCGGTGACTATATCTGCAATGCTTTCAGCTTTCTTCTTCCGATGGGCATGGTAGAACATTCTGTGATTCCGGAGCATTGTGGAATTATTGAATTTTATCACAATGCTGATACCTGGGAAACTGAATTTTATCTCATACGCAAGCCTAAAAGAGTACACGAAGATTCTTACTGGAAACTGAATGATAAAGATCTTTTTATCCGCAAAATGGCCCTGAACCTGTTGCAGCGTAAATTGGAGATCAAAGGGAAGCATGAAGAGCTTATTTTTAAAAATCCTTTTGAGATCAAAAAAAATAAATAAAAAACTTTCGCATTGTGTTTCTATAAATGAAAGTTTCGGAAGAGAGGTAACTTGCTGTACACCAGTTTCCATAAAAAAATCCTGCCGCCTGACAGGATTTTATATGAATATCAAAATTAATATTAATCGGTAACTTCAGCAGTATCTCTCTGAAGTAAGAATTTGTAGATCAAACCTCCCGTGATTCCTCCCAAAATAGGCGCTGCCCAGAACAGCCAAAGCTGAGACATAGCAAGCCCGCCCGTGAAGACTGCCTGTGAAAGCGATCTTGCCGGGTTTACCGAAGTATTGGTGATAGGAATAGAAATAAGGTGAATCAGGGTAAGAGCTAAACCAATCGCAATACCGGCAAATTTTCCGTTAGCCCATTTGTCTGTAGCTCCCATGATAACAATCAGGAAGAAAGCTGTCAATAAAAATTCTGCAAGGAATGCCGCTCCCATGCTGAAAGCTTTTCCATTGTAAACTGCTTCTCCGTAGAAATTCGTCGCAAAAGCTCCGGGTTTGGAAAAATCCACAGCTCCTGAACCGTTAAGGATAACATACAGGCATCCTGCTGCAAGAAGAGCTCCCAGACACTGCGCCACAACATAAGGAATAAGATCTTTAGCAGAGAATCTGCCTCCCGCCAAAAGCCCGAAGGAAACCGCCGGATTGAAATGTCCGCCGGAAATATGCCCTACAGCATATGCCATCGTAAGAACCGTAAGACCAAAGGCTAATGCAACGCCTAAAAGGCCAATACCGATGTCGGGAACTCCGGCAGCAAATACTGCACTTCCGCAACCACCGAAAACAAGCCAAAATGTGCCGAAAAATTCAGCAAAAAGTTTTTTTATCATATGTTTATTATTTAAATGCATCTCAAATGTAAAATTTAAATTTTAAAATAAAAAGATAAAACTTAAAAATTTTTTAAGATTTGTTAAGATAAAATTACATATTTAGTAATTTGGTTTAATGTTTGTTGGGAATTTTTTTAGGAAGACATTATTCATGAGTTGAATGATGTTTCATAAATGTTTATCTTTCGATTAGTAATTTAAAAGAGTGGTTAATGAGAAAGTTTTTTTGTGTAGCTTTTGTGCCCTTTATGTATAGCTTTTATTATTCGCAGGCTGCAAAAAAAGCATTCCCCTGCTATGATCTTGCAACCGTAATGAAGGTAGAGCCTACTGCTCTGTACAAACCGCATCTGGATGCTTCCAAAAGTTTTAACGTAAAATTGCTGAAAGATTCAAAAACACTGCAGAAATATATATCAGGCGGGAAATTTCACAAAATAAAAAAGAGCGGAAAAGGCTATCGGGTTCAGAAGCTTGATTACAGCAGGCCTTACATGGTTTCTAAAGCAAAAGCTACTCTTGAAAAAATGGGAGCCAGATTTAGTAAAGAAACTAAAGGCCATACTTTTACCGTATCATCAATCACCAGGACATTGGAGGATCAGTGCAGGCTCAGAAGAATCAATTCCAATGCTTCGCTGGGGATTAGTTCCCACAATTACGGAAACTCGTTTGATATTTCTTATATCAGATTTAATGATGTGCTGAAATATAATCCGAAAATGGAAATTGCACTTGAGAAAGTTTTAAAGTATTATGCAAATGCCGGCAGGATTTATTACATTAAAGAAAAGCAGCAGAGCTGTTATCACGTCACAGTGAGGAATTACTAAGCTGCCGAGTAGTCCCAAACCTTATTGTAATCTGGAAAATTTTAAATCGTTAAGATTAAATTAATCTTACAAATAATAAATTTATGATGCGATTATTTGTGCAGGATGTTTAGTTTGTATAATTTTATGCAACTAAATAAACCATGAACTTATGAACGAGAACGATTACAAACTGGCCGTTGCCGAATGGGGCAGATGCTTGTCAGATTATTCCAAAATTTCCAGTTTAATTCCTACCAATTACATTTTCGAACTTTCTTCAGAGCAGATTGATAAAATCAAGCAGCAAAACAAATATGTGGACGTCTGTGCAGAAGTCGGCGTATACAACGGCGCAATGGTTTTAATCTTTCTTCCTTTGGATGCACAGGGACATATTGACAAAAGTGTTACCGAATACCAGTACACTGTTCTGTGTCCGCTTAAATATGATCTGAGATTACAGGAAACCAAAGAATTTTCCGTAACCAAAAATGCAGTTCTTTCCAGCAACCTGACCAAAGTGGATGATAACACCAGTACCTCTTTCCCGGTATCTGAGCAGCCGGTTCTGGATCAGGATATAGCTGTAGATGCTATTGAACGCTGGAGAAATGAAGGAATGGAGTGGTTCTACCGTGAATGTACTGAATTCGGCGGGGAAAGAGTTTTCCGAAGATTTTATATTCCTATGCAGGATCTTACCCATCCTTATCCTGAAGTGATCGGAATCAAGTGCTCTTTTGGGCTCAGACACAACGATATTTATCAGAGAATGCTGGTAACGCTGATCTTTATCTCTTTCCATGAAATGTTACAGGAGGGAAACAGCGAAAGCATTATTTCCAATACCTACGACTGGGCGAAGCCGTGCCCGCCTGTCTGCCGTATCCCGGAACTTGGATCTTAAATACCAGGATAAATAGGAATGACAGATTTTTTTAAAGCCATTTTATTCCTGAATTATGCTCTGCTTCTCTCAGTTATTCTTTTGGGAGCAGCAAAATACCGTATATTGAATAATAAAGAAAAGCAATATTTTCATTGTATTGCTTTTCTTTTTTTAATTGAGCTGCTGAATCTGGTTCTGCCTTATGTCTTCAATCTTAATGATACCTCATTTCTGTATCCTTTATACATAGCCGGCGAATTTTTTCTGGTTACCGCTTTATTTATCAGAAAGCTGAACCTATCAAAATACTTTATGGGAATTACAGCGCTGCTGGCATGTGGATTTATGATATCGAAATATGTGTTTAACTATCCGTTCAACAGTGATATTGTAAAAGTAATATCAAATATCATAATTATCTGCCTTTCGGGATTTGCTCTGATCCGTGAAATCAGAGGGGTTTCCGCACAGAACCGTTTTCTTTTTGCAGATGCAGGAATTTTTTTCTACTATTCCGTTTCGGTATTTATTTTTATTATCCAGCACCAGCTTGCAGACCTTTCAGAAGATGATTACTATATTATTCTTAGTGCCAATAATATTCTGTCAGGCATTTTATACTGTTCATTTTTATATACCTTCATCAAATTAAAGAAGTAACCTTAAATATTAGCCTGCTGATCCTTATAATTGTTACCATAACCGTTATAGTTTCGTTTATTCTCCTGGCTTACAGGTCATTTATCAGCAGGATCATTAAAGAAAAAAATGCTCAGCATGAAGCCGAAGTTCTTCATCAGAAAAACCTGGTGCTCGAAAATATCAAAGCCCAGGAAGAAGAAAGAAAAAGAATAGCCGTGATGATTCATGACGATATTGGAAACCGGCTTAATATTCTTTCCCTGTGGCTGAATAACCTTGATACACAAGGGGATGATGTCATCAAAAAGAATATTTACAGCCAGATGTCTTCATTAATTGATGCAGCCCGGAGTATTTCTCATTCCTTATATCCTGTGAATCTTGAATCTGTTGGATTTGTGCTTTATGTAGAAGAGCTTATTGCCAATCTTTCGCATAAGATCAGTATTTCTCTGAAGGTCATGCCCGGGTATGAGAAAAAAGATATCTTTGTAGAAGTGCAGCTGTACCGGATTATTCAGGAATTTACAACCAATGTGATCAAGCATTCTACCGCTACAGACCTTTGGATTTATATCAAAGATTATCCCCGGCACATGGCTGTTGTTATTTCTGATAACGGACAGGGATTCGATTATGATCTCGTGAAAAAAGGAATGGGCATCAAAAACATCGAATCCAGAATAAAATCCATGAATGCCACCCATAAATGGAAAAGCACCCCGAATAAAGGAAGCCGTTTAATCATTTTAATTCCAAGAAACCATGAACTCCCAAATCAAAATAGCCTTAATTGATGATGAGCAGCTGATCCTTGAAGGGGTGAAAATGCTGCTTTCGAACGAAAAGAACATATCCGTATGTCTTACCTCCAACAACGGCCCTGATTTTATTGAAAAGCTCGGAACCCTTTCTGAAGATGAATTCCCACACATAGCCCTTGTAGATGTACAGATGCAGCCCATGAACGGTTTTGAGCTGGTGGAAGTGCTCAAAGAAAAATACCCTGACCTCCGGATTATTATCCTTTCTTCCCATTACAAAACCTCTATTTTAGGATATATGGTAAAATTAGGCGTTTCTGCTTTCCTTCCTAAAAATTCAGACAGGAAAACCTTCATCGAAGCTATTACCATGGTGTATAAAAACGGAGTTTTCTTTACGGCGGAAGATCATCAGATGCTTTTTACCTACATGAACAGCTCTGCAAAAAAGAAATCTCTTTTTGAAATGGAAGACGAGCTTTCCGAGAGAGAAAAAGACGTGGTGAAGCTGATCTGCCAGGAATATACCAATAATGAGATCGGAGAAAAGCTATTCATCAGCCCCAGAACAGTCGAAAGCCACCGCCAGCGAATTCTGGAAAAAATCGGAGCCAAAAATACGGTGGGTATCGTTATCTATGCCGTAGTAAACAATATATATTCTCTAGATAAAATGTAATTCCGTAGAAATACGGAATTTTTTATTTGGTATTTTCCACGCTAGTATTGCTTTTCCTTCTTCCGTTAATTTGAAAAATGAGTTTTACGGCAGAATCACAAAATGAAGCTTTTATAGAAAACTTTCAATAATTAAAGCAAAACACAACGATGGAAAATGATACCCTATTACCTGTCGGAATTTTTTTTGACGGAACCGGAAATAACGGAATCAATGCAGGTTCAGCAGACATGCCACCAGCTAATAATGAAAGCTATAAAGGAGCCCCGACGAATGTTTACAAACTGTTTAATATATTCAACGGGACCCATAAAATATATATTGAAGGAATAGGAACTGTCACAGGCAGTGAAGACAGCAATTTTGCTATGGCTACCTGCATGAATCCTCCGGATGCCCAGGGGTATTCTGCAGATGACAAACTGCAGAAAGCCAATACTTTTGTAGAAAATCTGGTGACTGACAAAAAAACGGATTATCATTTTTACATCTACGGATTCAGCAGAGGGAGTATGCTGGCAAGAGAATTTTGCAACCAGCTTGTTACAAATTATCCCACAGCAAATATTACCATAAAGTTTCTGGGTGTTTTCGATACCGTTGAATCAAAGCCTTTCAATACCTACGATATGGCTCTGCCTCAGCAGGTGGAAAATGCCCTTCACATATGCGCCATCAATGAATGCCGGTTCTTTTTCCCGCTCACCGGGTTTTTTGAAACCTCAAAGAATATGCAGGATACCCAAACAGAAGCGGGAGGAGCCATATGGAAAGAAATTTTTGTTCCGGGAGCCCATGCTGATGTGGGGGGTGGGTATTTGCAGGCGCCTCAGTCAGTATACGTTTCTACAGATTTTATTAGTGCAGATGATTTACAGAATTATGTTTCAGATGTAAGAAATACAAAAACGGACGCTGAAGGAAATAAAATATGGGACGCTTTGCTTTCAGATTTTCAGGTAGAAAAGGGACTTGTGCTCTCCCAGGCCTATGTTTCCAGAGAACTGGTCCTGAATACGCTGCCGTTTGTATATGGAAGAATCATGCTGGCTGAAACCAATAATGCAATGCCGGGAATTTTCAGTACAGATCTTACTAATTCCGGACTTGAAATTGTGGATGATCCTTTTCTGACAGATTTTGAGGAAAATCTTGCAGCCTATGTCAAAAGTTTTTTACCGGCTCTGAAACCTCAGTATGATTATCCTGTTTTTGCAGGTTATACCCATATTTCAGCTAACTTTGGAATGTACCACCATGATGCATTGCAGAAGTCGGCTGGTGAAATAGAAGCAGAGCTTATCAACATCGGGCTGAATGTACCTAGCAGCACATCCGTAGACCAGGGTATCCAGACCAGGTTCCTTACCGAGCTGCATCTTCCCGAGGATAGTTTTGTCGTAGATTTTATGTATGGAACCAATGTTCCCAATAATGATATCTGGAGCCGTACTATCGGGATCCAATCTTTTGTTTCAGAACAGAATTAAATTAATAATACAAGTACTTTTCAGTTTTAAATTTAGGTTGCGAAGGGGTGTCCGGAAGGGCATCCCTTTTTATTGTAATCCGGGGCATGTCATTTTTATTTCTGGGCTATTCATTTCTTTTTCCGTACTTTTGCACCCGAAAATTCATTATTCATTCACTTAATTTTTATTTAATAAAATGCTTTCGGTTCAAGGTTTAGGATTACATCATTCAGGAAACTACCTGTTTCAAAATACAAATTTTACCATTAAAAAGGATGATAAAGTGGGACTCGTTGGAAAAAACGGAGCCGGAAAATCCACTTTATTGAAAATGCTTTCCGGAGAAATTAATTTCTATGAAGGAAGTGTTGTACCTGAAGGAAATGTAACCATCGGCTTCCTGAAACAGGATCTTGATTTCGTAAAAGGAAGAACCGTTTGGAACGAAACAATGCAGGCTTTTGAGCAGATTAATGCATGGAAAACTGAATTGGAAGAAGTTAATCATCAGTTGGCAACAAGAACTGATTATGAAAGTGATGCCTACACAGATCTGATCAATAAAATGACAGAGCTGAATGATCTTCTGATGAACCATGATGCCTACAACCTGGAAGGTGATATGGAGAAGATATTATTCGGTTTGGGTTTTAAAGCGAACGATTTCCATAAAATTACAGATGAGTTTTCAGGAGGATGGAGAATGAGAATTGAACTGGCTAAGCTACTTCTTCAGAAGAACGACATTATGCTTCTCGATGAGCCTACCAACCACCTGGATATGGAATCCATCATCTGGCTGGAAAACTTCCTGAAAGATTATCCCGGAGCCATTGTTCTGGTAAGTCACGATAAACAGTTTATGACTGCTGTCTGCAACAGAACTTTTGATATCAATAATAAAAAAGTTGACGACTATAAAGCCAACTATTCCAAATATCTGGTAATGCGCGAAGAGCGCCGTGAAAAACTGATTCAGGCTAAAAAGAATCAGGATGCGGAGATCAAGCAGATGGAAGACAATATTAATAAGTTCCGTGCGAGTGCTACAAAAGCGTCTTTCGCCCAGTCACTTATTAAAAAATTAGATAAAATCGAACGTATTGAAGTGGATAACGAAGACGTTTCCAAATTCAATATCCGTTTCGTACAGTCTATGGTTCCCGGAAAAGTTATTTTCGAAGCAGAAAACTTAGGAAAAGCTTATGGAAACAAGCAGATTTTTGATAAGGTAGACTTCATTGTTCAGAGAGGCGACAGGATTGCCCTTTTAGGACAGAACGGACAGGGAAAAACAACCTTAGCCAAAATTCTTGCCGGAGACATTAAAGACTATACAGGAACCTGGAACCTTGGACATAATGTGAACATCGGATACTTTGCCCAAAACCAGGAAGAAGTACTGACTCCTAATAAAACCGTTCTGGAAGAAGCGGAAGATGCAGCTACGGAAGAAACCAGACCGAGAGTAAGAGACCTTCTGGGATCTTTCCTTTTCCAGGGAGATGCCGTAACCAAGAAAACAAAAGTGCTTTCCGGAGGGGAAAGAAACCGTCTGGCACTTTGTAAATTGTTGCTTCGTCCGTTCAACACGTTGATTATGGATGAGCCTACCAACCACCTTGATATTCAGTCTAAGGAGATTATTAAACTGGCTTTGCAGAATTTTGAAGGAACTTTGATCGTTATTTCTCACGACAGAGAGTTCCTGGATGGGCTTTGTGATAAAATCTATGAATTCCGTGACGGAAGAATGAAAGAATTCCTGGGAAGCGTAGGTGAATACCTTGAATACAGACAAAAAGAAACTCTTAGGGAGATCTCTGCTGAAAAAGCAAAACTTCACAGTGATGATGTGAAAGTAGAAGAAAAACCTGCTCCAAAAGAGGTGAAAGTGGAAGAGAAACCCTCAACCATTGTAAGCAAAGAACAAAAAAATATTCAGAATAAATTAAAGAAAGTAGAAGAGAAAATCTCTGAGCTTGAAGCTGAAATTGAAACCATGGAAGCTTCCTTTGCCAAAGCGAACCCTTCTGAAGAAACTTTGGAGAAGTACAACAAAGCTAAAGAAGACTTAGATGTTGCTTTACAGGAATGGGAACATTTGGGATCTCAGCTTGCTTAATTTTTTGAATTAAAAGAAATAAATAAATCCTTCGGCTTCGCTCAGGATGACATTTCTAATACTAACGTCTAATAATAACGGTGTAATTTTAATGTGTCATCCTGAGCGAAGCCGAAGGATTTTTAAATAAGCTATATTTGTGAAAAGCTTCTTTTTGTAACAAAAAAGGACTTTTACCGACGTATTGGACAGTTTAATAAAAACTTAATTAAAAAACTTTAAATTATTTTTATAATTTTACAGGATGATTTTTAAGGAAAGCAGAAATCTGAAGAGTTTTATCTCCAAACTTTTGTTTGGGATCTACTTTATTGCGCTGTTTTCCCAGAGTTTTCACCATCACGATGCTGTCGATAACTTTAAGATCTTCAATCTTAAAAAGGCAGAAAATACCATTACCAAAACTTCAGCCAAAGAAAAGCCGGGCGACTGTCTGGCCTGTCATTTCCTGGCTACAGGACATACATTGGTTCCTGAAGAATTCAGCTTTACATTTGAGCATTTTACGCATCAGGTAAAGCAGACCATTACCGTTCAGGAAAAAATATGGTCT
Protein-coding sequences here:
- a CDS encoding ABC-F family ATP-binding cassette domain-containing protein is translated as MLSVQGLGLHHSGNYLFQNTNFTIKKDDKVGLVGKNGAGKSTLLKMLSGEINFYEGSVVPEGNVTIGFLKQDLDFVKGRTVWNETMQAFEQINAWKTELEEVNHQLATRTDYESDAYTDLINKMTELNDLLMNHDAYNLEGDMEKILFGLGFKANDFHKITDEFSGGWRMRIELAKLLLQKNDIMLLDEPTNHLDMESIIWLENFLKDYPGAIVLVSHDKQFMTAVCNRTFDINNKKVDDYKANYSKYLVMREERREKLIQAKKNQDAEIKQMEDNINKFRASATKASFAQSLIKKLDKIERIEVDNEDVSKFNIRFVQSMVPGKVIFEAENLGKAYGNKQIFDKVDFIVQRGDRIALLGQNGQGKTTLAKILAGDIKDYTGTWNLGHNVNIGYFAQNQEEVLTPNKTVLEEAEDAATEETRPRVRDLLGSFLFQGDAVTKKTKVLSGGERNRLALCKLLLRPFNTLIMDEPTNHLDIQSKEIIKLALQNFEGTLIVISHDREFLDGLCDKIYEFRDGRMKEFLGSVGEYLEYRQKETLREISAEKAKLHSDDVKVEEKPAPKEVKVEEKPSTIVSKEQKNIQNKLKKVEEKISELEAEIETMEASFAKANPSEETLEKYNKAKEDLDVALQEWEHLGSQLA
- a CDS encoding DUF5715 family protein, with the translated sequence MRKFFCVAFVPFMYSFYYSQAAKKAFPCYDLATVMKVEPTALYKPHLDASKSFNVKLLKDSKTLQKYISGGKFHKIKKSGKGYRVQKLDYSRPYMVSKAKATLEKMGARFSKETKGHTFTVSSITRTLEDQCRLRRINSNASLGISSHNYGNSFDISYIRFNDVLKYNPKMEIALEKVLKYYANAGRIYYIKEKQQSCYHVTVRNY
- a CDS encoding response regulator; this encodes MNSQIKIALIDDEQLILEGVKMLLSNEKNISVCLTSNNGPDFIEKLGTLSEDEFPHIALVDVQMQPMNGFELVEVLKEKYPDLRIIILSSHYKTSILGYMVKLGVSAFLPKNSDRKTFIEAITMVYKNGVFFTAEDHQMLFTYMNSSAKKKSLFEMEDELSEREKDVVKLICQEYTNNEIGEKLFISPRTVESHRQRILEKIGAKNTVGIVIYAVVNNIYSLDKM
- a CDS encoding T6SS phospholipase effector Tle1-like catalytic domain-containing protein, which codes for MENDTLLPVGIFFDGTGNNGINAGSADMPPANNESYKGAPTNVYKLFNIFNGTHKIYIEGIGTVTGSEDSNFAMATCMNPPDAQGYSADDKLQKANTFVENLVTDKKTDYHFYIYGFSRGSMLAREFCNQLVTNYPTANITIKFLGVFDTVESKPFNTYDMALPQQVENALHICAINECRFFFPLTGFFETSKNMQDTQTEAGGAIWKEIFVPGAHADVGGGYLQAPQSVYVSTDFISADDLQNYVSDVRNTKTDAEGNKIWDALLSDFQVEKGLVLSQAYVSRELVLNTLPFVYGRIMLAETNNAMPGIFSTDLTNSGLEIVDDPFLTDFEENLAAYVKSFLPALKPQYDYPVFAGYTHISANFGMYHHDALQKSAGEIEAELINIGLNVPSSTSVDQGIQTRFLTELHLPEDSFVVDFMYGTNVPNNDIWSRTIGIQSFVSEQN
- a CDS encoding sensor histidine kinase; translation: MLENIKAQEEERKRIAVMIHDDIGNRLNILSLWLNNLDTQGDDVIKKNIYSQMSSLIDAARSISHSLYPVNLESVGFVLYVEELIANLSHKISISLKVMPGYEKKDIFVEVQLYRIIQEFTTNVIKHSTATDLWIYIKDYPRHMAVVISDNGQGFDYDLVKKGMGIKNIESRIKSMNATHKWKSTPNKGSRLIILIPRNHELPNQNSLN
- the aqpZ gene encoding aquaporin Z, translated to MIKKLFAEFFGTFWLVFGGCGSAVFAAGVPDIGIGLLGVALAFGLTVLTMAYAVGHISGGHFNPAVSFGLLAGGRFSAKDLIPYVVAQCLGALLAAGCLYVILNGSGAVDFSKPGAFATNFYGEAVYNGKAFSMGAAFLAEFLLTAFFLIVIMGATDKWANGKFAGIAIGLALTLIHLISIPITNTSVNPARSLSQAVFTGGLAMSQLWLFWAAPILGGITGGLIYKFLLQRDTAEVTD